In Spirochaetota bacterium, the following proteins share a genomic window:
- a CDS encoding DUF5661 family protein produces MRTLPVIFLCFFTIAVAACGGKPAPPKGEKWGAYRTAILEKHAVDIDNFRDQLPGGLADGQDITKYDLDQLLLGIKIEMEHTSEKLKALEIATDHLEEIPDYYTRLEEMEEQYEREVKAAKK; encoded by the coding sequence ATGAGAACATTGCCTGTTATCTTCCTGTGCTTTTTCACAATTGCCGTCGCAGCCTGCGGCGGGAAGCCCGCACCGCCGAAAGGCGAAAAGTGGGGCGCATATCGTACGGCCATACTCGAGAAGCATGCCGTCGATATCGATAACTTCAGGGACCAGCTTCCCGGCGGGCTCGCCGACGGGCAGGACATCACGAAGTACGATCTCGACCAGCTCCTCCTGGGCATAAAAATCGAGATGGAACACACCTCGGAGAAGCTTAAGGCGCTCGAGATCGCGACCGACCACCTCGAGGAAATACCCGACTACTACACGCGCCTGGAGGAGATGGAAGAGCAGTACGAGCGCGAAGTTAAGGCCGCGAAGAAATAA
- a CDS encoding magnesium transporter CorA family protein → MLKEYSISTSRVAPCEPGQGSVLVYVNPTEDEKRFLVSDLLLDEHTLNSALDPDELSRLEFEPEHLAVIFKKPKNYSTEDEFLFKVNSMGLFLFKERLVIVIPDDIQLFSGKVFNNVRSLHDVLLKILYRTIFHYLDHLKAINMVSESLEQKINASLENKYLLNLFSLEKSLVYYLNAINSNAVVIDRIRNHAEKLTLSTENRELLDDIGIENTQCYRQAEIYSNILASMMDARVSIVSNNLNVLMNTLNIITIAIMVPTFVVSAFSMNVRIPMSGLHDAFYLVIGLALLSMIVVYSFWKWKKW, encoded by the coding sequence ATGCTGAAAGAGTATTCCATAAGCACCTCCAGGGTCGCTCCCTGTGAACCGGGGCAAGGGTCGGTTCTTGTATACGTCAATCCCACCGAGGACGAAAAACGCTTTCTCGTGAGCGACCTTCTCCTCGACGAACACACCCTGAACTCCGCGCTCGACCCCGACGAGCTCTCGCGGCTGGAGTTCGAGCCGGAGCATCTGGCCGTCATTTTCAAGAAGCCGAAAAACTATTCGACCGAGGACGAGTTCCTGTTCAAGGTGAACTCCATGGGGCTCTTCCTTTTCAAGGAGCGCCTGGTTATCGTGATTCCGGACGACATCCAGCTTTTCAGCGGGAAGGTGTTCAACAATGTGAGATCGCTCCACGACGTGTTGCTCAAGATCCTGTACCGCACGATCTTCCATTACCTGGACCACCTCAAGGCGATCAACATGGTTTCCGAGTCGCTCGAGCAGAAAATCAACGCCTCGCTCGAGAACAAGTACCTCCTCAACCTCTTCAGCCTCGAAAAGAGCCTTGTGTACTATCTTAATGCCATCAACTCGAACGCGGTCGTCATCGACCGCATACGCAATCACGCGGAAAAGCTCACACTCAGCACCGAAAACCGCGAACTCCTCGACGACATCGGCATCGAGAACACCCAGTGCTACCGGCAGGCGGAGATATACTCCAATATTCTCGCCAGCATGATGGACGCGCGCGTTTCGATCGTGAGCAACAACCTCAACGTGCTCATGAATACCCTGAACATCATCACCATAGCCATCATGGTGCCGACTTTCGTGGTGAGCGCGTTCTCCATGAACGTGCGCATACCCATGTCGGGCCTTCATGACGCCTTTTATCTGGTGATAGGACTTGCGCTCCTCTCGATGATCGTGGTCTATTCTTTCTGGAAGTGGAAGAAATGGTGA
- the nadA gene encoding quinolinate synthase NadA, with protein MTVEKTETLAAEIRRLAGEKNALILAHNYQRAEVQAVADHTGDSLELARIAADNAAEIIVFCGVHFMAESAAILSPEKKVLIPDPTAGCPMADMAGPEDLVAMRERHPDAMVVTYINSSAEVKALSDVCCTSANAVKIVQRVDARRVIFVPDRNLGRWVQRFTDKEIIQWNGFCPIHERFSAEDLAEAKRAHPDALVMVHPECRPEVIDMADEVFSTGQMVKFVRETDRAKIIVGTEEGMIHKLRSVAPEREYILASEALVCPNMKKTTLEKVRAALANESPVVTVSADVREKSLGCLRRMFELSR; from the coding sequence ATGACGGTCGAAAAAACCGAAACGCTTGCCGCTGAAATACGCAGGCTCGCCGGCGAGAAAAACGCGCTCATCCTCGCGCACAACTACCAGCGCGCGGAGGTGCAGGCGGTGGCGGACCACACCGGCGATTCGCTGGAGCTCGCGCGCATCGCGGCCGACAACGCGGCGGAGATAATCGTGTTCTGCGGCGTGCACTTCATGGCCGAGTCCGCGGCGATACTCTCTCCCGAAAAGAAGGTGCTGATCCCCGACCCGACCGCGGGCTGCCCCATGGCCGACATGGCTGGCCCGGAAGACCTCGTCGCCATGCGCGAGCGCCACCCGGACGCGATGGTGGTGACCTACATCAACTCTTCCGCCGAGGTAAAGGCCCTCTCGGACGTCTGCTGCACGTCGGCGAACGCGGTGAAGATCGTACAGCGCGTCGACGCACGGCGCGTCATCTTCGTTCCCGACCGCAACCTGGGCCGATGGGTGCAGCGCTTCACCGACAAGGAGATAATCCAGTGGAATGGTTTCTGTCCCATCCACGAGCGATTCAGCGCCGAAGACCTCGCCGAAGCGAAGCGCGCGCACCCCGACGCGCTCGTCATGGTGCACCCGGAGTGCAGGCCGGAAGTGATCGACATGGCCGACGAGGTGTTCTCCACGGGTCAGATGGTGAAGTTCGTGAGGGAAACCGACCGCGCGAAGATCATCGTCGGCACCGAGGAGGGGATGATCCACAAGCTGCGAAGCGTCGCGCCGGAGAGGGAATACATACTCGCCTCGGAGGCGCTTGTCTGCCCCAACATGAAAAAGACCACGCTGGAGAAGGTCCGCGCGGCCCTCGCGAACGAGAGCCCGGTGGTGACCGTGAGTGCCGATGTGCGCGAAAAGTCGCTCGGATGCCTGCGGCGCATGTTCGAGCTTTCGCGATAG
- a CDS encoding leucine-rich repeat domain-containing protein: MDVRIEDLYGELAGGVTRELLKELSVDIIDRYKRKDLDGLRRYAALINIGDGGLDAGRLFAAVIQRYHPDKIAMVRREMESLRAAGNLDGLVLMREIYLSEVRPARIDRFDDFEYEEEFSFESDDFGYTEKSECDEDAPAGYEYEEELDEAENSEGYGFIDAVNGLLFGNLDFRVDGNDLAGLEGELDLSDFEIADLAGIEYCVNISVLNLSGNNLRGIGPLALLRRLSSLFLSDNEIENIECLAELANLRELDISFNRIEDISVLEKMEGLVYVNVLGNPLADMRTVENLMKRGVIVIY; this comes from the coding sequence ATGGATGTACGGATCGAAGATCTGTATGGTGAGCTTGCCGGAGGGGTGACCCGCGAGCTGCTGAAAGAGCTCAGCGTGGACATCATCGACAGATACAAGCGTAAAGACCTGGACGGGTTGCGCAGGTATGCCGCGCTCATCAATATCGGGGATGGAGGTCTGGATGCCGGAAGGCTTTTTGCCGCCGTGATTCAGCGGTATCATCCAGACAAGATCGCCATGGTGCGGCGCGAGATGGAATCGCTGCGCGCCGCGGGGAATCTCGACGGACTTGTCCTGATGCGTGAGATTTACCTGTCGGAAGTCCGTCCGGCACGTATCGATCGTTTCGACGATTTCGAGTACGAGGAGGAGTTTTCCTTCGAGAGCGACGACTTCGGGTATACCGAGAAGTCGGAATGCGACGAGGATGCGCCGGCCGGTTACGAGTACGAGGAAGAACTCGATGAGGCGGAGAACTCCGAGGGCTACGGTTTCATCGACGCGGTGAACGGGCTTTTGTTCGGGAACCTCGACTTCAGGGTGGACGGCAACGACCTCGCCGGACTCGAGGGCGAACTCGACCTCTCCGATTTCGAGATAGCCGACCTCGCCGGTATCGAATACTGCGTGAATATCAGCGTGCTGAATCTCTCGGGAAACAACCTGCGGGGAATCGGACCGCTCGCGCTCCTTCGCCGCCTCTCGTCCCTCTTCCTCTCCGACAATGAGATCGAGAATATCGAGTGCCTGGCCGAGCTCGCGAACCTGCGCGAGCTCGATATCTCCTTCAACCGGATCGAGGACATCTCCGTCCTCGAGAAGATGGAGGGACTGGTTTACGTTAACGTTCTGGGGAATCCCCTTGCCGACATGCGCACGGTGGAGAACCTCATGAAAAGGGGCGTAATCGTCATCTATTGA
- a CDS encoding 4Fe-4S double cluster binding domain-containing protein has protein sequence MLTREHIIEEAHRLGFVDIGFTTAEPFDSHLECLEKNREAYEWAPKLGLDLFKGTDPRTGMPEAKSIIVLIEAYYRESFPSSLEGHFGRCYLDDDRVTRDGLTVRMKAFRSFLKENGVASKAPFDIPHRMAAARAGTGTFGKNCLLYSNKAVRGSSWILPLAFLVDREFSPDRPTVGIDCPSWCRNACIAACPTRALKGDGTIDPRRCISYLSYFGDGITPVELREPMGMYIYGCDRCQNVCPRNAAWSAQELPPNPRVAAKSKDFDLVALLHMDRAHFERRIWPHMFYMSADDLWRWKMNVARVMGNSGDTRYTTELARAFGETGDLRVRGMIAWALGRIGGGEARAALERLHPAEDGPVRAEFVAALGAIR, from the coding sequence ATGTTGACCAGAGAACACATCATTGAAGAAGCGCATCGCCTCGGATTCGTCGACATCGGATTTACGACCGCCGAACCCTTCGACAGCCATCTCGAATGCCTCGAGAAAAACCGCGAGGCCTACGAATGGGCGCCGAAGCTCGGACTGGATCTTTTCAAAGGCACCGATCCGCGCACGGGAATGCCGGAGGCGAAAAGCATTATTGTTCTCATTGAGGCCTATTATCGCGAGTCGTTTCCATCCTCGCTCGAGGGCCATTTCGGACGCTGTTATCTCGACGACGACCGCGTCACCAGGGACGGCCTCACCGTGCGCATGAAGGCCTTTCGCTCGTTTCTGAAAGAGAACGGCGTGGCCTCCAAAGCGCCCTTCGATATACCGCACCGCATGGCCGCCGCGCGCGCGGGGACCGGCACGTTCGGAAAAAACTGCCTGCTCTACTCGAACAAAGCCGTGCGCGGAAGTTCGTGGATACTCCCGCTTGCCTTCCTGGTCGATCGCGAGTTCTCCCCTGACAGGCCCACTGTCGGCATCGACTGCCCCTCCTGGTGCAGGAACGCGTGCATCGCCGCCTGTCCCACCCGCGCGCTCAAGGGCGACGGCACCATCGACCCGCGACGCTGTATCTCCTACCTCAGCTACTTCGGGGACGGCATCACGCCCGTCGAACTTCGGGAACCCATGGGGATGTACATCTACGGCTGCGACCGCTGTCAGAACGTCTGCCCGCGGAATGCCGCCTGGTCCGCACAGGAGCTTCCGCCCAACCCGCGCGTGGCGGCGAAATCGAAGGACTTCGACCTCGTCGCGCTGCTGCACATGGACCGCGCGCACTTCGAACGGCGGATATGGCCGCACATGTTTTACATGTCCGCCGACGATCTCTGGCGGTGGAAGATGAACGTCGCGCGCGTCATGGGAAACAGCGGCGACACGCGCTACACGACGGAACTGGCGCGGGCCTTCGGCGAAACCGGCGACTTGCGCGTGCGGGGAATGATCGCCTGGGCGCTCGGCAGAATCGGCGGCGGCGAAGCGCGCGCCGCGCTCGAACGTCTGCACCCGGCGGAGGACGGACCGGTGCGAGCGGAATTCGTCGCGGCGCTTGGAGCAATTCGGTAA
- the mnmA gene encoding tRNA 2-thiouridine(34) synthase MnmA, protein MKIAVAMSGGVDSSVAAIFLKNMGHDVVGITAKILLCADMDGCERRYDVCCSPESMNAAREIARSFSFPHVLVDVEEDFSREIIDPFCREYLAGRTPSPCIHCNARVKFRKLIEFAASIGCEKLATGHYARLGVTESGRHYVSAGVDGDKDQSYFLFMLGQDILRSTIFPLGDRRKEEIRVMASDLGLAVADRPESQEICFVQDNDYPRYIERRTGCIPPPGEIVSTDGKILGRHRGIHRYTIGQRRGLGIAAERPLYVVEIDAARNVVVAGFREDLFKHGLYAREITLMKSESLDKVRAFVKTRSTQQPFAAALSARGDGIEARFTGPQAGITPGQAAVFYDESGDVLGGGWIESAL, encoded by the coding sequence GTGAAAATCGCGGTCGCAATGAGCGGCGGGGTGGATTCATCCGTCGCCGCCATCTTTTTAAAGAACATGGGCCACGATGTGGTGGGGATCACGGCCAAGATCCTCCTGTGCGCCGACATGGACGGATGCGAAAGGCGCTACGATGTCTGCTGTTCGCCCGAGTCCATGAACGCCGCGCGCGAGATCGCCCGCTCGTTCTCGTTCCCCCACGTGCTCGTCGACGTCGAGGAGGACTTCTCGCGCGAGATCATAGACCCCTTCTGCCGCGAGTACCTGGCCGGGCGCACCCCCAGCCCCTGTATCCACTGCAACGCGCGGGTCAAGTTCAGGAAACTTATCGAATTCGCCGCCTCCATCGGCTGCGAAAAACTCGCCACCGGGCACTACGCCCGCCTCGGCGTCACGGAATCGGGCCGTCATTACGTTTCCGCGGGCGTCGACGGCGACAAGGACCAGTCCTACTTCCTTTTCATGCTGGGCCAGGACATCCTGCGCAGCACCATCTTCCCCCTGGGCGATCGGCGAAAAGAGGAGATTCGCGTGATGGCCTCCGACCTCGGCCTCGCGGTGGCGGACCGGCCCGAAAGCCAGGAGATATGCTTCGTCCAGGACAACGACTACCCGCGCTACATCGAGCGGCGCACCGGTTGCATCCCGCCGCCGGGCGAGATCGTCTCCACTGACGGGAAGATTCTCGGGCGGCACAGGGGCATACACCGATACACGATCGGCCAGCGCCGGGGCCTGGGCATCGCCGCCGAGCGGCCGCTGTATGTCGTGGAGATTGACGCGGCGCGAAACGTCGTCGTCGCGGGCTTTCGCGAGGACCTCTTCAAACACGGCCTCTACGCGCGCGAAATCACGCTTATGAAAAGCGAATCGCTCGACAAAGTTCGCGCCTTCGTCAAGACGCGCTCCACACAGCAGCCGTTCGCGGCCGCACTTTCCGCCCGTGGCGACGGTATCGAAGCCCGCTTTACGGGGCCGCAGGCTGGCATCACACCAGGGCAGGCCGCTGTCTTCTACGATG
- a CDS encoding HU family DNA-binding protein — protein sequence MARENGSKTVKKDAIKAKVKYPEKYTAQAIVNYISEKHDIPRARAKEVVEDVFDVINAGVMKGERVPVGKIGKMYVKVRPATKSRMGRNPITGEEIRIAAKKATKVPKFTFGKGYKELALKATVKK from the coding sequence ATGGCAAGGGAAAACGGCAGCAAGACGGTGAAGAAGGACGCGATCAAGGCAAAGGTTAAATACCCCGAGAAGTACACCGCGCAGGCAATCGTAAACTACATATCGGAAAAGCACGACATCCCCCGCGCGCGCGCGAAAGAGGTCGTCGAGGACGTATTCGACGTTATCAACGCCGGCGTGATGAAGGGAGAGCGGGTACCGGTCGGGAAGATCGGGAAAATGTACGTAAAGGTCCGTCCGGCCACCAAGTCGCGAATGGGAAGGAACCCCATCACGGGCGAGGAGATCAGGATCGCCGCGAAGAAGGCGACGAAGGTTCCCAAATTCACGTTCGGCAAGGGCTACAAGGAACTCGCCCTCAAGGCTACCGTAAAAAAATAG